In Plasmodium vivax chromosome 14, whole genome shotgun sequence, the genomic window TCAAATGGATGTCTACTTTGAACCCGTTTTCCTTGAGTAGATAAATAGCTCGGATGCAATCCTGGAGAGTGCACTGCCGATTGactttcttcaaaatgaagtCATCTGTATGTTGTATGCCCAGTTGTACCCTCGTGCAGCCGTAAGAGCGTAACCGAATGAGCTCCTCTTTATTAATCTGGTCGGGTCTCGTCTCCAAAGTTAGGCCAATAATTCGGCAGTTGCTTGTTTCGTTAATTTCTTGCTCTTTCTCTAGGCTAAATTTTTCcctcctattttttaaaagggggtATATATTCGCTGCGTAGTAAACGTCCCTTATGAACTCCCTCTGGTATTCAACATCATAGCAGCTCCACGTGCCTCCCAAGACGAGTACCTCAATTTTGTCTGCCACATGTCCGTTGTTCACCAGGGTTGTGGTTCGATtgaaaaattggcaaatcACGTCGAAGTTATTCTGGTTGGCTCTCAAAATGGCTGGCTCGGTGGAGAGATACGATCTTGGCTGATTGGGTTCATTCGGACAGTAGTAACAATCATACTTGCAACTGAACTTGTGGGGGTGCGTAATGATCGTCACGACTAGCACTCCGCTGTTGGAGCGGACGCCCTTCCGTTTATTTATCTGCAAGAAGTGGACGCTCTCCTTGTCGAGGTCCTTGTAGTTCTTCATTTCCGTCGTCACGATCATGTTGGTGACGTTTTCCAGGACGAACTTCAcgtccttcccctttttgttcacCTCGATTTTGTCCTCGGAGGAGGAGGCGGCGGCGTCCGGGGGGTCCACcgtcttctcccccccggaGAGTACCTCCCGATGTAGGAAGTCCACCTGGTCGTCAGCTGCTCTCCCACGAGCGGCgttcccctcctcctcctcttcctccccgttGGTGGTGGCCTCTCCCCCGGCGTGGGAAACGTTTGACTGGTTGGTCGCATCGGATGTGTGCGAAGTGGAGGCAGCGTTGTGGATCTCCTCCACAGGGGAGGACAAGCCGTCCTTCTCCTTAGCGTTACGAGCGGCCTGCAAATAGTGGTGCTGCAGAGCCACACTAATCTGGTGCTTGGACGGGCacactttatattttttgcgcaaCTGAATACACAGATTGTGGTACtccgtttcgttttttatgtCCTTCCTCTTGGACCACAACTCGAAGGCAAACTTCTTGAAGCTCTCATTCTTTAGGATGTCATCATAGTAGCTGTCATTGTACTTGTAAAAGAATTCGTTCATCGTGGAGGAGTAGCATTCGTAGTGTCtcaattcatttttgttttttattttttttttgaaattctCAAAATTGGTAGGCTCGTAGCAGTACACCTTTGGGTAGATTTTATTCTCTTCATATTCGAGGGGGTAGTTGTGCTTGATTGCGTCGTTGATGTAGAAGTAGtctccctgggggggggtaGCAGTAGTACTCTCGTTGAGGGGTCCCCCTTGGtagcttcctcccccctctaCGTCTTCATCATCACTCGCTTCGCCCAGAATTTCGTCCACCCTCTCGTTGGGAAGTCTCCCGGGCGGGGTCAGTTCTCCCTCTGTGGTCATCCCTTCGGGGGTAGCTTTCCCGGAGGGAAGTTCCGTCTCGCACTGCCCCTCCCCCATCGgtttttcctccctctccctctccctttattttatttttcccctttttacttctcccaggtgaagaagcgccgCGCCTACATGCATACGCCTCTCTCACGGGGGCAGGGCGTTGTTCATGGCGGCTGCCCCCCGCGCGGGTAATTCCCCCAACGTTCAAAAtgaaggggtgaaaaagggggaaacaatgggaaaaatattgaaaaaaattgaaaaattattgaaaaattgtgaaaaaaattttaaaaaacaattcaGCGGCCGCTCATCAGCAACTCCGCAAAGATGACCAACCGTAAAAGTTGCATCCAATTTGAGCAACACGtgggggggaataaaaaatacaaattgttacatacatacatacatacatacatacatacatacatacatacatacatacatacatacatacatacatacatacatacatacatacatacattaCATACTTGCTTACCCCTCATGCGgttaatttcccccccgcgtaggcaaaaaaaaaaaacatagcaACGTTAACTGCTACAGTGCCGCAAACCGTCAACGTTGCAGCTCCGCGGTGCCGCATTTGCgctgcaaaatttttacctttaatCTACGCATCCATCACCGCGGCGGCAATTCCGTgtaggttttttttattttttggcgcCAAGGCCCGTGGTACACTTTCTCCCAAGAAAagatgtacatatgcaccgcataaacatacatatgcatcTCCCTTCggcatgcattttttttttctccatttcggGGAACACAGAAATGGGAGCAAACGCATTTCCGCGTTTCGCTTAGCTGCCTTCCCAAGTGGAAAcccttttggaaaaaaaatggggacgGAAAAAGCGGCAGGGGAGAGGAGCAGCTTTGCGTGACAAGACCgacctgacccgttcataagtttttccccccccccccaaaaaaaaaaaaaaaaaaaagaagtcaACAGGTACACCAAAAAGGACGTCAAAAGTGCGCCATAGCGAAGCCACAAATCTTAAGTGAACGCTCGACCGGATGAACGGTACCCCCGCGTGAGTTAACCAGCTTGTTTTCCCATATTGGGCATTCCCTGTGCGCCCGCCGACCGGCCCCTCCACATATGCTCGTAGCGGGGGGTGTCCGATGGAGAGGCCAGAAACTGAAGGGCTGCTTACACAGCTGGGGAGGACAAATACGCAGACAGATCAGTGACAAAATAACCAAAGAAGTAATAACGCACAGTTAtgataggaaaaaatatgaacagaaTGTACACATGTACGACACGTGCAAAAGCTATGTGGACGCCAAACAGAAGACCTTTTACGACTACCTTAAGGAGGAGACGCCCATACTACTGCCCACCAtacggggggggcggcatGCTCCCCCTCGGAAAAGGAACAAGGGGGATGAAGTGGAACTGGGTGGCTGCACACAAGGAGGGACCCCAACGGGAGGGCACTGTGACCCCACGGGGAGTGAACAGGTAAAGGTAAAATACCTGTGCGAGTACAAAAAGTGGAGTAGGCTCAtaagcaaaaggggcagcaaTAATCGTGCGGTCGAGGAAGACGCAGAAGGGGAAATCCATATGGCCGCCGCGAActatgaagaggaaaagacgGGGGAAAAACTCACACATGAGATAGCCCCACAGATTAGCGGCGAAAAGAAGAACCACATGAGTGATGCTCTAACGCACACCCCCGATGGGCTTACACACATCAGTGACGAGCTAAAGCACATACGCATCGACAACAGTAAGCTGTTCCGCCCAAGTGAGAAGGCGGAAGGATGCCTCGAAATGAAGGTAACCGAGTACTGCTGGCACGAAGGGCTGTGCAGCTCCAGATTCGCTTTCAACAATTTGAGGAGAGGCATCATCCAAGTCAACGGTCAGGTAGTGTTCCAAAATGTATCAATTTCCCCGGGGAAGGACAGGGTGGAGCTAACCAAAGCTGGCAGAGAACTCCTGAGGAACAAAAACGTAACCATCATTTTGAACAAGCCAAAATATTACCTGTCCATTTTGAATGACCACAagacaaataaaaaactgcTAGCCAGAAATTTAAtaagaaatgaaaataaattcattgaGGAGGAACACAAATGTAtgagttattttattaacagAAATTTGAACATCGAAAAGGTCAATAAGTTATATGTGTGTGGAAGGCTGGATGCCAACTCCACTGGCCTCCTAGTCTTTACGCAGAATACCCTCATCTGCAGTTATTTGCTAAACAGGTACAAATACCTAGTGGAAAAGGAATACATAGTCGAAGCGGCCGACCCGATAGAAGAAGTTCATATGAAACGTTTGCGCGAAAATGCCCTGGTGGATGGTAAGCTGATATATAAATGCCGCATACAGTACGTGGACTGCTTTACGCTGTCCTTTACGCTTTACCAGggttttcataaaattattaggAAGCTGTGCCTCCTTTCCAACATCAAAATTAGGGCCCTGCACAGGGTCAGGATTGGTGGCATTCACCTGAAGGGTTTGCCCCTCGGCAAGTGGCGCTTCCTCATGCCCAAcgagtctttttttttgtaaaaatggggggaagaactacatgggggggagaagctgcaTGGTGGGAAGAAGCTTCAAtggggtgaagaagctacatggggggaagaactaCATGGGGGGGACGCACCTTCTCGAAGTTGacaacaaatgggggaactTTCTCCAACGAGGGTATCTCTCCCCTTTGCAGGATGAGTTTTCCCCGCTGGCGGTTCAGTGACGTGATTAGCGACGAGCTTAGTGACCCGCTTAGTGTTGCTCGCTTTTACCCCTGTGGAAATTGCTTCGCCTGAACGGTGTTCTTTTCCCACCGCTTTACCTGTacggtatttttttttccacccgctttacctgaacagtttttttttttttccaccgctTGCACCCCATTGTGCAGGTTTTTTGCCCcgttttggctgttttttttttttttttttttaacgacgCGGAAGttgcctgacccgttcaggcactttttaacatttctcCCGTTTGGGCATGCCCCCGCGAAGGCGCTTTCTCGCGAGTGATATTTCTTTAAAgagttctccttttttgcgcaaaactGTGAGATAATTCCGCAGTAGGAATAGAGCTTCCCCGCTCGCAATAGGCACAAACGTAAAGAACAAAAGGCGAACGTGTGTAGAGGGGGCGCCGATTACTCTCGCAACTGCAGCTTCCTATCTTACCATGTAGTCCCCCTCCACACACACTCCCCCCTCCAAAAGGACGTCGAACCAAATGCGACCATGTTCAACATATATACTCGCGGATTCTCCAAGAAGGCCGGTTGGTCGTGGATAAAAAAcaggaggggaaggaaaaaaatactttcATTTGCATACCCGCCGAAGGAAAGAAGCAGCATCGTGAAGCTGACGGACGAAAGTGACAAGCTAGTGTTCGTATGCAACGGAAAATTAAGAAACTCCTTCATGACAACGGTGAAAAGTAtgaaagaaacaaaatgtgTAGTGAAGAACGACACCATTTGCACGCCATGTTTGGTGGTATCAAAGGCGAAGTGCCACACCCTACTGGAGAGCTTCACCTACGATGAGATTCTTCACTTGGAAAAATTGGCACCCCGCATTTTGCAAGCGTTTGAAGAGGCGCAAAGCAGGGTACAGCAAGATGGGCAAAACAGAGTGCTCAGTAAGcacgaagcggtgaagttTAGGCTGGTCGAGTAGCGTCATCCTGGAGGGCCCCATGGCGAGGGTGTGGGGGGGACACTCTTACGCATGTTTATgtcaagggggggggtgcacaGGGAAAGTCCTCCACCAGGTGGGTAACCACGCAGGTAGctaaacggggaaaaaaaaaaaaaaagataccaCACTGTGAAGATTGCGAAGTGGCGAAATTGCGAAATTGCGAAGTTGCGAAGTGGCGAAATTGCGAAGTTGCGAAGTGGCGAAATTGCGAAATTGCGAAGTTGCGAAGTGGCGAAATTGCGAAGTTGTGAAGACTCGCTAACCCCTCGCCTGGAACCAGCTGGTAAAGCTCGCTTACGCCGGAGGCAAATCATTTGTGATAAGGGGCCATTTCCATGTTAGGGAGGCTGCTCTTGGGAATTTTCTCCAGCGAAGGAATGGCCTTCACCACGGAGGAGGAGTACTTGGTTTCTTTCGCCTGCAGAAGGAAGTCGCCTTTGGCTTCGCTGGGCAGGGCCAGGGAAGAACTGGCTGCGCGTCTCCGCCGGTTGGCGTGGATTGGGTactcctttttgaagaaggacgccgtggaagaagcggacgaggaggaggaagcggaggaagtagacgaagcagacgaagcagacgaagcGGACGCGGTGGAAGACGAACGGGGAGGGGCACCCCCCTCGCTGATAGAGTCCCcctcaaaaattttattccccTTATAACTTTTCTTCGTCATTTTGATGTGCAACTCCCcagtgtattttttcctcgAAATTTTGGTGAGGTCTGTTAAAACGGCATCGCTCAGTTTGACTTGGAAGAGCTTGTCTTTGATTACGCAGCGGACGTAATGCACATTCACGTCCACTTGGATAAGGGAGCTGCAGAGGTACTTGGGGAGGAAGAGCTTCAGAAGGGTGTGCTTGCTGCTGGAGTACTCGTCGAAGAGGAACTTGTAGTGCCCTGCGCGGTGTAGAGAAGCGGTGTGGCGGAGCGGTGTAGCGAAGGGGTGTAGCGAAGCGGTGCAGCGAAGTGGTGGGTCGTTTAGCAGCGCATTAGTGTGGCAACGCATCAGTGTGGCATCACATCAGTGTAAGCGCGCACACCTTCGTTGCACTGGCGAATGTCCCCCTCGTCAGTGTAGACGGGCGGCACGTCCCTCGGGGGCCTCCCCTTCCGCTCATCCGTCTGCGCGTTCTGTACTTCTTCCCTCTCTATCTCCTCGTAAATTTCCTTTCTCTGATTGATACTGTCGTAGTGCTCGCTGTGCCcactccccttttgcttctgTTTCTCCCTTTCGTCTTGTAAAGAGTTCCTAACGGTTTCGCTCCTCTGTCTAGCCATTATCCTATCTGACGTGAGGATGTCGGAGCCATCTAAAACTTGCAGCTGCTCCAGGTGTAGAACGACGAACAGCTTTAAGTGTTGCCACTTCGCACAGGGGTTGCCCATGAGGTACAGCTCTCTCAGGTTTTCATTCCTCTTCAAGTTCTTCACAGATGCTTCGATGGATAACACGTCGATGAAGTTTAGGGTCAAGTCCAGctgagggggagaagcaaatcgGTTGTGTGTGTAACTTCCCTTTGCTGCTATATGGTGGGTCTTCCCTCTCTGTGATGTGCCTGTCCTGTTCGCTACACCCCCACCTTGCGTAGCGACTCGCAGCCGTGCAGGTTCTCCACCAGCGTGATGTTGTTCAGGGCGAGGTTCAGGTACTCCAGCTTCTTCAGCTGGTGCAGGTTCTCTATCCTttcaattaaattattttgcagCAGCAGTATTTTTAAGTTTCTGCAGTGGGTGTTAAggaattcaattttttttatttggagCTGGTGCAGGGCCACTTCCTCCAGCTCCTCCAGCAGCCCCTCGTTGTGCTCGCTCTTCCGTTTGATCAGCTCCAAGTCGATCTTCATTTTGGCGGCCCCGATGGGCGGGAGGCAGGCGTGAAAGGATGTGTAGTGTGAAGCTACGCAGGTACGCAGCTATTATGCAGCTATTATGCAGCTATTGTGCATCTATTATGCATCTATTATGCATCtatgtatgtgttttttctctccttttttgttctttcctttttccccctaacGAGGTGTAAATTTCCCCACGTGgccgctcctttttttttttttttttcccttttccgccGCCCCGATTGGGGGTTCACAAGCGCGTATGAAatgaacgttttttttttttttttttttttttctccatttgcTGCCCCCACATTGGGCATTTAACCAACGCGGctgggttaaaaaaatgaaacaaaatgacAACAACGGGGGACCGCAAAACAGCTTCTTTTCACCGGAGGGATGCCCAACTGGAGCTTCGCTAGAGGAACACCAAAAGGGGCGGATACGCATATTGCACCCACGCCGCTTCACGCGAAGGCGCTAACTTGCAGGACGTAGGGGGCCGCTCCCATCGCGCTCGATGAAGCCTTCGCGGCCGGCCTTTTGCTTGCGGCACCTGTAGAAGGCACCAACACGAAGCCACAAACACGAAGCCACGCCCCAAATGATAAGACGAGGAAGGATCGTGGCTACAGCTATAAGCCCCCTTTTCAGCACGAGCAGAAAGGTCCAAACGTCCGTGGGGAGGACCCCCAGGAACAAGCACTCGCCGAACCATCACGATGACTGGAGCCCCCTGAACGACGACCTAAGCTTCCTAAACGATGACATCAAACATAATTTGTACCGGCTAAAATGCAtcgagcagaaaaaaataaaaacggacCGCATTGtgtataagaaaatattaaaggaccttttgaaaaaaaaggaaagtttTGTGGCCAACGATATGGTAGAATTTTTGTATATACTTATGTTTAACGATTTGTACCACCTAGACATAtgctccaattttttttttcatttttataaccGGTGTGTGTGCTCCGGGAGGTACCTGGAGGGTGTGCACGTGAACAGCGTGGTTCACCTGATCTTCTCGTTTTACGTGTTTGAGGGGTATGGCTTCTTGGGGGGGTCAGCAAAGAGGGGCGGCCCCAATATGGGGGTGGCCAATTTGGGGGCCAACCGGGAGACCCCCAAAGTGGTAACCCCCACCACACGGTACCGCGAATACCACCGCAACGAAGCGCACATGAGCTTCCACCTCTACACCCACCTCGCACCATTCATTCACGCGCACATGGAGCACATAAACAAAAGCCACCTGGTTAAGATGTTGCTGGTCCTTTCCCAGTTCACGTCCAACTGGGGCGCCACTGCATTTCTGCAGAGTGAAAGCAGAGAGGAGGCAGAAGAGAAATGCGGCTTGAAAAACGTGGGGATAAATTTATTCCCCCTGATCGAATCCTTCgcagaaaaaattgacataGCGAAGGATATAAAAAGGGCGTATTCCCCAGAAACGATAActgaaaaggaaatgaaaaaaaaaaaaggaaaatactTACACATGATTGATAACTcgagtaaaaattttatttacattgaCGATGAGTCAAATAACAACAAATTGGTatgcctcttctttttcgttttgtcaaaattgtttttccccgtttGTCCGAGTTTCCTCCTACACGGGGGAGGCGCTCTGGAGGGGAGTCTTTCCCccacggggggaaaaaaaaacggggatGGTACGACGGAAGCACACACTCCCTTCTGCACAGATGAAAAGGCAACCCTCAGGagttgcgaaaaaataaaattcaccCTCGTGGATATGTTTATGAGCCATTACAGGCAAGTCGAAATGCGCAATCACGTTTTCTATCGAAACGTAGACACACAGAGGAGCGGCGTGGAAAACTACGAaacgtataaaaataacattttgaagGCCATGCGGAAATATGTTTTCCTTGATGAGATttacagcttgggggtgcaCTACAAGGTGGTGTTTTTCAAGGCCATTTATtcgctgcatttttttcagttcccctttttgcgccaCGTGTATGAGATTCACTCGTATGTGAGCGGCAGCAACGTGGACCACATGGACTACAGCGAGCGGCTGCATTTTAGCGGCGAGGGGGGTGGTGATGGGAGCGGCCATGGGAGTGGTGATGGGAGCGGCGATCTGGAGGGGGAGCGGGCCGAGCCACATCACCCCCAAAAGAGATGCGACGAACGGGCGAAAAACACAATCGTGGAGCTCGCCAAAAGAGGGGACGTCTTCAACAATGCGTACGTAAACCTACTGAACGAAATCGAAGGCGACATAAAAAACTGCTCCCCAGAGGAAGCACTAAACACACTGCTCCAATTGCACTTGCTAAGATTTGTAGACAACCACTTCGTGTTGCCACTCATTTCGAAGCTCTGCAACAGCACTGACAAGCTCCgaaatgaacagaaaaaaaaaatgaacgtgATTATCATGTCCCTGCTATCTTTCCTTTCGCCCCATATTGCTTCCATCGAGTCAATCCAAGCAGGGCCGCTTTGCGACGTGAACGTATTTAACCACACGTACTGCAGCAACGATGTTTATGTGGGACACCTGCAGAGGCTGCGGGAGTTCGTGCAGCTCCTACATGACAAACAGATTTttaagaggaagaggaaggagtTGCTCTCTTGGTCAAACTACAAGTGTGTGTAGGTTAGCGGAAAAACGGGGGCAGGGCGCGCGCGCGGTTCGCACAGTGGGATGCCCACTACTTGCTTTCGGAGCGCAAAGTGGGACAGCAAAGTGGACCCCAGTTTGTACCCCCCCGTGAAGCAGTGGCAACGTTATTACACTTTTTAGCTGGCCCCTTTCaaacagctttttttttttttttttttttttttccgatacaccattttgttcgacttttcgcctgaacggttaataatttttccgAGCAGCTCTCATTTTTAACTccctttttggctttttaccttgctgctcatttttttaccttgcTGCTCATGTTTTTTACCTTGCTGTTCatgctttttcccctctttttcgttctctttttttttttttttttttctgcacacatatgtgcaaaaaattagacataaaaaaaaaaaaaaaaaaaagcaaagcaatgcaatgcaaagcaaagcaaaataaagcaaaatgtaATAAAGCAACGCAACGCAACGCAGTGCAAAGTCCGCTTACCGCAGAAGGGACGCACTTGAATGAGTTCCCTCGGAAGATACGCGGGAAAAAACAAGGGAGTGAATTAAGCGCATTCAGCGTAATTAGCTTACTTTGCCTACTTCGCTTGCCTCGCGCACTGCGCATGGTTGACGCGTCCGGCTCATCTGTCAAAATtgccaaaagggagagaaacCGCGTAGGACACTGCCTTCCGGAGTTAcgttcccccttttttggcttcAGTTTTCTCCACCGCTCGCTCGTGACGGTATCTTTTCGAAGAGAGTGAGCATAGATGACaacgtttgtttttttttctttttttttggctacaCCATATGCTTTTACGTTTACTTTACTTTCGCTTTTACTTTTACGCTTGCACATTTTGAATTGGCCCGAGTGCCTAGAGATATGTTCCGTGTAAAAGAGGGCGCATGTACCACGCGTGCATCGGCGCATACATCAGCGGGTACATCAGCGCGCACATCGGCGCTTACACCAGCACGTACATCAGCGCTTACACCAGTGCATACATCCGTTAACGTACACCTGCATGAGCGTGCGCGTGCTTACACGCATGCATGCATACACTCTTACATGCGCGAGATGCGGCGCGGAAAATAAGCAAAGGCCATTTGGAACGCCCCCAGAATTTTATGCATCTCCCCCTTGCGCTCgcattcttcattttgcgaAGAAGTGGCAGCATATCGTCTTGGCCCCACCAGTCGCAGACTCGGCTTGTGACGAACGAAGCGTTTCGCAAGTCGCTTAAGGCAAGGGAACCCCCTCCATCACATCGTAGCTAGCGCATCGAGTCGTGCGTTGCCACCGCTCGCCGCCGCGCGTGGCGCAACTGTGTTCTTCGTGTGCAGTGCGGCAGCCCAGTTGGCGTCGCGTCGCATCACGTCAAATCGCTTCACATCACATCGGTTCACTTCGTCCGATCGATTCTTTTTCCAGCACGAGAGGGAGCACACCATTTGGGCGAGTGCACGCGCGAGGCCGCACAAGGAGgcgtgaaaataaaatgacacGAGGGAACACCAACTGGAGTGGCAGCAACCGCTTGAGACCAGTCCGTTGAGCTAGCCCACGACTGGAGGGGCGTCCCAAATGGGTGCGCATGTACGTATTTGTGTGTGTGAGTATATACCTGTTTGTGTGTGCGCGTACATACCTGTTactgtgtgtgcatgtacttCAGTGTGTTTATGTACTTCCCTGTGCGTAGGTACCCCCCTGTGCGCGTCCTTTCGTGCATAACTTGGTTATCCGCCGAACGGCGCTGGTGGCCATGTTACGCGCCCAGCCACTCGGCGGGAGAAAGCGAGGAGAGTCGGTGGCTAGCGCGCCCCTGCGCATGGAGAGGGGAAGCAGCGGTTGAGAGGCGCAGCGGTTGGGAAGCGCAGCCGATTAGTTTAGCTGCGTAGCATAGCAGTAAGGGTGCAGCATATGCTCTAGCTCCTGCCAAAGCGGTCAAAGCGGTCAACACTGCCAACACTGCCCAGTTGCGTATGTGTACTCATTCACGTAATTACTTACAGAACCTATTGAGGTGCACGCTCCTTGGGGGGTTCTCCACCGACGAAGTAGATAAGTGCCGGTTTGGTGAGCTTTCCCGCGCGCCAACGAAAACAACCTTGTCTTTTGAACACCCAAGAgatccctcccttttttcatcGCCGCGGAGAAGCGCGTCCGCATAACTGCCCATGCAGAGGAAGACTCCCTGGGTTCCCCTTCACATACACACGTCGAATAGGAGGGTCGGTAACCATGCCTGGCAAGTACGACGATGGAGAGAGCCGCCTAAACGAGTACGAAGTGATAAAAAAGATTGGGAATGGAAGGTTTGGAGAGGTGTTCCTAGTAAAACACAAAAGGACGCAGGAGTTCTTCTGCTGGAAGGCCATATCCTATAGGGGGTTGAAAGAGAGGGAGAAGTCTCAACTAGTAATTGAAGTGAATGTGATGAGGGAGCTAAAGCATAAGAACATTGTCCGGTACATAGACCGCTTCCTAAATAAAGCCAatcaaaaattatacatCCTAATGGAGTTCTGCGACGCAGGGGATTTGTCTCGAAACATACAGAAGTGTTATAAAATGTTTGGGAAGATAGAAGAGCATGCGATTGTAGATATAACGAGGCAGCTACTGCACGCCTTAGCCTATTGCCACAATTTGAAGGATGGACCCAATGGGGAGAGAGTGTTGCATAGAGATTTGAAGccacaaaatatttttctatcaACTGGGATTAGGCACATTGGAAAGATAACAGCTCAAGCGAACAATCTAAATGGAAGGCCAATTGCCAAGATAGGCGATTTTGGGcttagtaaaaatattggCATAGAAAGTATGGCTCACTCATGTGTAGGTACCCCCTACTATTGGTCTCCAGAATTGCTCCTACATGAAACGAAGAGCTATGATGACAAGAGTGACATGTGGGCCCTGGGTTGCATCATCTATGAGCTTTGCTCGGGAAAAACTCCCTTTCATAAGGCCAATAACTTTTCGCAACTCATTTCCGAGTTGAAGAGGGGCCCAGAATTGCCCATCAAGGGGAAGTCCAAGGAGCTCAACATTTTGATCAAAAATTTGCTCAGCTTGTCTGCGAAGGAGCGGCCCAGCGCGCTGCAGTGCCTGGGCTATCAGATCATAAAGAACGTGGGCCCCCCGGTGGGAGCGGCGGGTGTGGGAGCAGGCGTAGGTGCCGCCCCCGGCGCCGTCGCGCGGAGAAACCCGTCCAAGGAACACCCCACCCTGCAGCTAGCCGCCATGGAAAAGGCCAAACACGCGGAAGCGGCCAATTATGGCCTTTCCCCTAACACCCTGATGAACCAGCGGAATGAGGAGcagcgggggaggagaagctccAGCTGCGCCAGCAGGCAGAGCGCCAACAACGTTACGAATATTACGAGCATTACGAGTGTTACGAGTGTTGCGAGTGTTGCCAGTGTTGCGAGTGTTCCTAGCAAGGATGAGAGGAAGTACCCCCAGGAGGGGGCCACCCACTGTCACGCGGTTAATGGGCACTACGGCGGCCGCGTAGACAAGGGCCACGCGGAGAGGGCCCGCATCGAAAAGGAGAGCGCGCAAAGGAAGGCCCTGGAGATGAAGATCCTGGAGAAGAAGCGGCTCGAGCGGGAGAGGGTGGAAAGGGAGCGCGTGGAGCGGGAGCGCATGGAGCGAATCGAAAGAGAGCGCTTGGAACGGGAGCGGCTGGAAAGAGAGCGGTTGGAAAGAGAGCGGTTGGAACGGGATCGCTTGGACCGCCTCGAACGGGACCGCCTCGAGCGAGACCGGTTGGAGAAGGCGCGGCGCAGCTCGTACTTCCTCAAAGGCATGGAGAATGGGCCCAGCGGAGGAGGCGGACCGGGCGACGGACCCGGCGTGGGTGCCGGCGTGGGTGCCGGCGTGGGTACCAGCGACGGCAGGAGTCACAGCGGTGTGCGCAGCGGCATACACAGC contains:
- a CDS encoding NIMA-related protein kinase (Pfnek-1), putative (encoded by transcript PVX_124045A); this encodes MPGKYDDGESRLNEYEVIKKIGNGRFGEVFLVKHKRTQEFFCWKAISYRGLKEREKSQLVIEVNVMRELKHKNIVRYIDRFLNKANQKLYILMEFCDAGDLSRNIQKCYKMFGKIEEHAIVDITRQLLHALAYCHNLKDGPNGERVLHRDLKPQNIFLSTGIRHIGKITAQANNLNGRPIAKIGDFGLSKNIGIESMAHSCVGTPYYWSPELLLHETKSYDDKSDMWALGCIIYELCSGKTPFHKANNFSQLISELKRGPELPIKGKSKELNILIKNLLSLSAKERPSALQCLGYQIIKNVGPPVGAAGVGAGVGAAPGAVARRNPSKEHPTLQLAAMEKAKHAEAANYGLSPNTLMNQRNEEQRGRRSSSCASRQSANNVTNITSITSVTSVASVASVASVPSKDERKYPQEGATHCHAVNGHYGGRVDKGHAERARIEKESAQRKALEMKILEKKRLERERVERERVERERMERIERERLERERLERERLERERLERDRLDRLERDRLERDRLEKARRSSYFLKGMENGPSGGGGPGDGPGVGAGVGAGVGTSDGRSHSGVRSGIHSSARSGVHESVRSGVHDSVRSGVHDSMRSGVHESLRSGVHDSIRSGAHDGVRSSAHDGVRSGRARPPNQGTHGGNFSRGKDSSDHVSTYKPYAYDSRKAKNYQDTFDRSDMHGYMKNSSVSTTVPSSQMMHTQGNTPMNVNCKYLGGEAYGGYSSHAATGPYITNSVESTKYRDHSRYSGGLAKNAKEMYKEAVNSVCSAEAHYERVYNHGSRGGPARTGSGRGGDGGRSIDGGRSIDGGRSIDGGRGGDERDGGTCKSNRVSNVYFNDNARRSVSALPHMNAINAKKASLYNNTCDEGTLSKKGGEVDRSYQHLEKDREYLLEKRKMLVEKEKGIYDRLRHNNDYAYAPARGFDRSKDKPNELDRRNRSLSMCMNEQEKRRDSATYNAKKEYHEEQERAEPASSYTVQKRNMYGMKNFAHNGPDAYTCR